A genomic region of Nymphaea colorata isolate Beijing-Zhang1983 chromosome 2, ASM883128v2, whole genome shotgun sequence contains the following coding sequences:
- the LOC116249038 gene encoding membrane-anchored ubiquitin-fold protein 4-like: protein MGNPNSIGGEEEEGNASMPEEDLVELRFRLFDGTDIGPFRYAPSATVAMLKERIVAEWPRDKKIVPKAANDVKLISAGKILENSKTVAQTRTPFGELPGGTITMHVVVQPSLPKAKTEKKVEELPKNRCGCTIL from the exons ATGGGGAACCCCAATAGCATCGGAG gggaggaggaggaggggaacgCTTCGATGCCGGAGGAGGATCTGGTGGAGCTCAGGTTCCGGCTCTTCGATGGCACGGATATTGGCCCTTTCCGGTACGCACCATCTGCGACGGTTGCAATGCTCAAGGAGAGGATCGTTGCGGAGTGGCCCAGAG ataaaaaaattgtacCAAAGGCTGCGAATGATGTAAAACTCATCAGTGCTGGAAAGATATTGGAAAATAGCAAGACAGTTGCCCAGACCAGAACTCCATTTGGTGAACTTCCTGGTGGAACCATCACCATGCACGTTGTTGTGCAACCATCTTTACCAAAGGCAAAGACAG AAAAGAAGGTTGAGGAGTTGCCAAAGAACAGATGTGGATGTACCATTTTGTAA